Within Conexibacter woesei DSM 14684, the genomic segment GCGCGTCGAGCGCCGCGACGCGCAGGCCGACGAGATGCGCGGGCGGCGCGAGGTGCGACTCGTAGGCGACGCCGCGCGAGGGGTAGAAGCGGACCGGCCGCGGCTGCAGCCAGGTGCGCATGTCTGCGGCAAGGTCGCGCGCCTGGCGGTCGTCGCCGGCTACGACGAGCAGCGGGCGCGCCGGATCCTGCTGCGCCAGCGCCGCGACGACGAACGGACGCAGCGACTGCGACACGAACGCCCGGCCGCCGTCGCGCGCGAGCGTCGTCGTGGCAGGGTCGTCAGCAGCGTATGCGAGGAGCGGAGCGAGCATCGAAGAGGGCAGCGCACGCGACCGCAACAGAGCGGCCGGGCGCCTCGATCTAGTCTAGGGCGTCGGCCTCATCGGTTCTTAAGCGCGCCGCGCCTCCGGCTCGATCTCGCCGAGGACGATCCGCTCGGCGATGTCGGCCGCGCGCGCGATCAGGTCCTCCACGTCGGCACGCGGCTCGCTGAAGCGGCCGAGCACGTACCCGGCGACCCGCTCGGGATCTGTCGTCGGCGGCCGGTCGACGCCGATCCGGACGCGCGCGAAGTCGGGGCTGCCGAGCTCGCGCTTGAGCGACTTGAGCCCGTTGTGACCGGCGAGCCCGCCCCCGATGCGGGCGCGGATGTCGCCGAACGGGAGGTCGATCTCGTCGTGCAGCACGAGCACTCGCTCCAGCGGGACTCTGTAGGCGCCGCGCGCCGGGCCGACAGCGCGGCCCGACTCGTTCATGTACGTCTGCGGCAGCAGGACGGCGACGCGCGGGCGCGGGTGGGTGGGACCGGGTGTGCGTCCGTCGGTCACGAGCGCACCGAACTTTCTCTTCGCGCGCGGCAGCTGCCAGCGCGCGGCGAGCACGTTCGCGACCTCGAAGCCGATGTTATGCCGCGTCGCCGCGTACTGCGAGCCGGGATTTCCCAGCCCGACGACCAGCCAATCGGCCGGCGACGCGCCCGCGGCGGAACGCCCCAGGCGCATCGCGCGCTACTCGGCGGAGTCGCCCTCGGAGGCAGCGGCCTCGTCGGCCTTCTCGCCGACGACCGCGGTCTCCGTCTCGATCTCGTCCTCGGACTCGACCGAGAGCTTCGGCGCGAGGACGCTGACGAGGACGGTCTCCTCGAGGTCGTCCAGCAGTGCGACGCCGGACGGTGGCGTGAGCGCCGAGAGATAGACGGTGTCGCCGACCTCGACGCTGGACACGTCGAGCTCGATCGTGTCCGGGATCTCGTTCGGCAGCGCCTCTATGTTGATCTCGCGCGTCACCTGCTCGAGCACGCCGCCGCCCTTGATGCCGGGGGCGTCGTCCGCGTTGATCACCTCGACCACGACGGTCGCGTGAATTCTCTGCGTCAGGTCGACGCGCAGCAGGTCGACGTGGAGCATGTTCCCGTTGACCGGGTGCCGGTGGTGGTCCTTGAGGACGACCGGCGTCTGTGCGCCATCGAGCGTGAGCTGGATGACGGCGCCGCCGTGGGCCAACGCGTTCCGCAGCTCGCGGGCGTCGACCTGGAACGGGAGCGGGTCGGCGTCCCCGCCGTAGACGATGCCCGGCACGAGCCCGCTGCGACGGAGGCGGCGGGTTGCGCGGGAGCCCTCGATCTCGCGGGGGGCGACGGTGAGTGTGGTCTCTTCAGCAGCCATGAGCGGCGATCAAGGGTAGAGCATCGGGACGAATTCCACCGCCTGACCCCCTTCGGCGCTACCCTCCGCTGATGGGCGAAGACACGCTCCTGGTCGTCATCTTCGGGACGCTGCACCTGTTCGGCATCGGATTCGCCGCGCTGCTGCTGCTCCCGCTGGTGCGCGAGGAACAGCCGAAGCTGTGGATTCCGCCACAGGACGACGACGGTGGAGGCGGCAGCGATCGCGTCGCACCCGAGCCGCCGCGCGACCCCTCCTCGGGCGGGCTGCCGCTGCCCGACGCGATGCCGGCGCGCGTGCGCCTGCGCGGCCCGGGACGGCTCGCCGACCTGACACCGCTGCGCGATCGGCGTCCGGCGCACACGCCGGCACCCGCGCCGCAGCGCGAGCGCGAGACCTCCTAGCGGCGCCGGAAAGCGGCGCCGGAAGCGCCGCCGGCCTTCTAGCGTCTCGCCGGAGCCTTCCCGCCGGTGCGCGGGAGGTACTGCCGGGACGCGCGGTAGCTCGTGCGCAGCGCGTCGTACGCCGGCTTCTTGGCGTAGTCGAGCCCGACGAGACCCTTCTGGTGGATCGGCGGCGTCGGCCACGGGTTGCCGCCGCCCCACGCGTTGCGGATGCGGAACTCCTGCAGCGCCCAGTAGACGCTGCCGCTCAGCCATGGCTTCGTGGCGTAGACGGCGAGGTGGTGCTGCACGAACTCGGTCTGGAACTCGTACGTGCCCTTCTCCTCGGCCGGGCCGGAGCGGTTCGCCTCGGCGCCGTACTCGGTGACCGCGATCGCCTTCGTCGGATAGCACTTGCGCAGCTGGTCGAGGAAGGCGTCGAGGTTGTCGCGGTCGGCGATGTTGCCGCCCTCGCCGGTGTACCAGCCGAAGTAGTCGTTCATGCCGAGCACGTCGAGCGGGGCGTAGGCGTCCTGGCACTCGGTCTCCGGATGGCCCGCGAAGGCCAGCCCGACGAGGCCCGACGGGTCGAGCTCCTTGACCAGCGCGGACGCCGTCCGCAGGTACCACGCCTGGTTGCCGCCGGGCGCGCTCGCCATCTCGTTGCCGACCGACCAGACCGCGACCGACGGGTGGTTGCGGTTCGCCAGCAGGTCCTCTCTCAGCTCCTGCAGCGCGAGCGTTCTGAAGACCGGGCGGCCGAGGTCAGCCTCGGACAGCTGGTAGGTCGACGGGATCTCGGACCAGAGCAGGATCCCCGCGCGGTCGGCGAGCTGCTGGAACTGCGGGTGCAGGGGGTAGTGCGAGCGCACGAGCGTCGAGCCGGAGTCGCGCGCGAGGTTCATCAGCTTGGCGCGGTCGTCGTTGTTCATCGCCGACCCGCGCGCGATCGTGTCCTCGTGGATCGCGACGCCGCGGAAGCGCACCGTCTGCCCGTTGAGCATGAGCTGGCCGCCTCTGCCGACGACGAGCGAGCGGATGCCCGTGTCGAGCGTGTAGCCCGCGACCGGCGCCGCTCTTCTCTCTCTCGCCGACATCGCGCTCGCGGCGAGCCGGACGCGGTAGAGGTTGGGCTTCGCCGGCGACCACAGTCTCGGCCGTCTGATCAGCAGCCGCTTCGTGACGGTGACCGAGCGGCCGGCCGGCACGACCTGCTCGCCGAAGTCGAGCGCGTCTCTGCCGTAGCTGCCCGTCAGCGTCACGAGCTGATTGGCGCGCGTGACGTTTCTGAGCGTCGCGCGAGCTGTGACGGTGGCGGCGCCGCGCGGGTTCGGGAGCGCCGCCGCGACGTGCACGTCGGCGATGTCGATGCGGTCGACGCGGCGCAGGTAGACCTCGCGCTGGAGACCGCCGTAGTTCCACCAGCCGGTCGGCCCGATCGGCTGGCTGACGACGCCCGGTGGCAGCGCGCGGCGGTTGTCGACGCGCACCACGAGACGGTTGACGCCTCTGCGGTTGACGTTCGGAAGCGTCAGCTCGAACGGGGTGTAACCGCCGATGTGCTCGCCGATTCTGCGTCCGTTGAGCCAGATCTGCGCGCGCAGGTTGACCGCCTCGAAGCGCACGATCCAGCTGTCCGTCGCGGCGGTTCTGCTGGCCGGAAGGCGGAAGTCCTTGCGGTACCAGCCGACCGTTCCCTCGTAGGACGC encodes:
- a CDS encoding 50S ribosomal protein L25, which translates into the protein MAAEETTLTVAPREIEGSRATRRLRRSGLVPGIVYGGDADPLPFQVDARELRNALAHGGAVIQLTLDGAQTPVVLKDHHRHPVNGNMLHVDLLRVDLTQRIHATVVVEVINADDAPGIKGGGVLEQVTREINIEALPNEIPDTIELDVSSVEVGDTVYLSALTPPSGVALLDDLEETVLVSVLAPKLSVESEDEIETETAVVGEKADEAAASEGDSAE
- the pth gene encoding aminoacyl-tRNA hydrolase, whose translation is MRLGRSAAGASPADWLVVGLGNPGSQYAATRHNIGFEVANVLAARWQLPRAKRKFGALVTDGRTPGPTHPRPRVAVLLPQTYMNESGRAVGPARGAYRVPLERVLVLHDEIDLPFGDIRARIGGGLAGHNGLKSLKRELGSPDFARVRIGVDRPPTTDPERVAGYVLGRFSEPRADVEDLIARAADIAERIVLGEIEPEARRA
- a CDS encoding glycoside hydrolase family 2 protein, whose protein sequence is MCRRKKPLLASLLALALAASGGAVLAPAAFAEEDPTAPPSTGGGGAPTNPVVPPSSEVTVPGGRPLYLEGADDRKLIDGPWLFRGDDTDVGVAQRFFSQTGLDGWGGATVPSVWNVGGTSRASYEGTVGWYRKDFRLPASRTAATDSWIVRFEAVNLRAQIWLNGRRIGEHIGGYTPFELTLPNVNRRGVNRLVVRVDNRRALPPGVVSQPIGPTGWWNYGGLQREVYLRRVDRIDIADVHVAAALPNPRGAATVTARATLRNVTRANQLVTLTGSYGRDALDFGEQVVPAGRSVTVTKRLLIRRPRLWSPAKPNLYRVRLAASAMSARERRAAPVAGYTLDTGIRSLVVGRGGQLMLNGQTVRFRGVAIHEDTIARGSAMNNDDRAKLMNLARDSGSTLVRSHYPLHPQFQQLADRAGILLWSEIPSTYQLSEADLGRPVFRTLALQELREDLLANRNHPSVAVWSVGNEMASAPGGNQAWYLRTASALVKELDPSGLVGLAFAGHPETECQDAYAPLDVLGMNDYFGWYTGEGGNIADRDNLDAFLDQLRKCYPTKAIAVTEYGAEANRSGPAEEKGTYEFQTEFVQHHLAVYATKPWLSGSVYWALQEFRIRNAWGGGNPWPTPPIHQKGLVGLDYAKKPAYDALRTSYRASRQYLPRTGGKAPARR